In Budorcas taxicolor isolate Tak-1 chromosome 16, Takin1.1, whole genome shotgun sequence, the following are encoded in one genomic region:
- the ISG15 gene encoding ubiquitin-like protein ISG15, with the protein MGGDLKVKMLGGEEILVPLRDSMMVSELKQFIAQKINVPAFQQRLAHPDSREVLQEGVPLVHQGLKAGSTILLMVQNCSATLNILVRNDKGRSSSYEVQLTQTVAVLKQQVCQKERVQADQFWLSFEGKPMDDEHPLGEYGLTTGCTVFMNLRLRGG; encoded by the exons ATG GGCGGGGACCTGAAGGTGAAGATGCTAGGGGGCGAGGAGATCCTGGTGCCTCTGAGGGACTCCATGATGGTATCCGAGCTGAAGCAGTTCATCGCCCAGAAGATCAATGTGCCTGCTTTCCAGCAGCGCCTGGCCCACCCTGACAGCAGGGAGGTGCTGCAGGAAGGGGTGCCCCTTGTCCACCAGGGCCTGAAAGCTGGCAGCACCATCCTGCTGATGGTGCAGAACTGCAGCGCCACCCTGAACATCCTGGTGAGGAACGACAAGGGTCGCAGCAGCTCCTATGAGGTCCAGCTGACGCAGACTGTGGCTGTGCTCAAGCAGCAGGTGTGCCAAAAGGAGCGTGTGCAAGCAGACCAGTTCTGGCTGTCTTTtgaagggaagcccatggatgaTGAGCACCCGCTGGGGGAATACGGCCTCACGACCGGGTGCACCGTGTTCATGAATCTACGTCTGCGGGGTGGGTAG
- the HES4 gene encoding transcription factor HES-4, with protein MPADTPGKPRASPRAGAPAGASRTPDQPRSVAEHRKSSKPVMEKRRRARINESLAQLQSLLLDALRKESSRRSKLEKADILELTVRHLQSLRRVQVTAALRSDPAILGKYRAGFHECLAEVNRFLAGCEGVPADVRSRLLGHLAACLARLGPARRPLPLAPATEALEPEIYAGRPPPPAFDGPCPLPRPGAALAPIFLPRLVLAAPGAGSQGQGAPWRPWLR; from the exons ATGCCTGCGGACACCCCGGGGAAGCCGAGGGCCTCGCCGCGGGCGGGAGCGCCGGCCGGCGCCAGCCGGACCCCAGACCAGCCCCGGAGCGTGGCCGAACATCGGAAG TCCTCCAAGCCGGTCATGGAGAAGCGGCGCCGAGCGCGCATCAACGAGAGTCTGGCTCAGCTGCAGAGCCTCCTCCTGGACGCCCTCAGGAAAGAg AGCTCCCGCCGCTCGAAGCTGGAGAAGGCGGACATCCTGGAGCTGACCGTGAGGCACCTGCAGAGCCTGCGGCGCGTGCAGGTGACAG CTGCCCTCCGCTCGGACCCCGCCATCCTGGGCAAGTATCGCGCCGGCTTCCATGAGTGTCTGGCCGAAGTGAATCGCTTCCTGGCTGGCTGCGAGGGCGTCCCTGCGGACGTGCGGTCTCGTCTGCTCGGCCATCTGGCAGCCTGCCTGGCCCGGCTGGGGCCCGCGCGCCGCCCACTTCCACTGGCCCCAGCCACCGAAGCCCTGGAGCCCGAGATCTACGCGGGCCGCCCGCCGCCGCCAGCGTTTGACGGCCCTTGCCCCTTGCCGCGCCCCGGGGCGGCCTTGGCACCCATCTTCCTGCCGAGGTTGGTCCTCGCCGCCCCCGGGGCCGGGTCCCAGGGCCAGGGCGCGCCCTGGAGGCCGTGGCTGCGGTGA